The segment TAAACTTTATATAAATATAGTTTATTAATAAATTGTGATATATAATTATATTAAATAATTTTGCAAATGAAGGTGTTAATTTGATAAAAAAGATATTTAAGGTAAATAAAAAGTCAAAGTTTACTAATTATATAACTATTCTTATGGGAATAGTAATACTTAGTTTTTATTGTACTTCAAAAGTTTATGCTATGGAATGGAAAAATGTTTTGATATTAAATTCTTATAATGAAGGGTTAGAATGGACTCGTAATATAGAAAAAGGTATATATAGTGTTTTAAAGGATGAGTATGAAATAAATTTGTTTCATGAATATATGGATACAAAAAATTTAGATTATGAAGAATATTTAACTATGCTCAATAAACTTTATGAAGAAAAATATTCCAATAAAAAGCTAGATTTAATAATATGTTGTGACAATGATGCTTTAAATTTTGTGATGAATTGTAAAAAAGACTTTCTAAAAAAACCACCAGTTGTATTTTGTGGAATAAATGAATTTGAAAAGTCTATGATTAAGAATAGAAGTAATTGTACCGGTGTAGTGGAGAAAATAGATATAGAAGCTACTGTAGATGGAATTTTTCAACTACAACCTAATACTAAAAATATTATAGTTATAACTGATAGTTCTACTACAGGTAGAAAAAGTGAAGAAATGGCTAGAAATGCTATTGGTAAATATAAGGATATTGAAAAAGTATATTTTTATAGAGATATAACTCAAAGTGAATTTTATGAAAATATAAGTAATTTTAAAGATAATACTGTTTTATTAGATATAGGACAATTTAAAGGAGAAAATGGTACAATGTTATCATTTTCCAAAACTAATTATGTGTTAAATAGGTGTAAGTTGCCTGTATATGTATGTTGGAGATTTTTGGTGGATGATAATATTATGGGTGGCAAAGTTATATCAGGCTACACCCAAGGAACATTAGCAGGAAAGATTTCTATGAAAGTCTTAAAGGGAGTAGATATAGAGGAAATACCTATAATAAAGCAATGTCCTAGTAGATATATTTTCAATTATGAAGAACTTATAGAGCATGGTATAGATATGAGTAATATACCAACAGGGGCTACTATAATTAATAAACCATCATCTTTTTATGAAAATAATAAAGTTTTTATATTGAGTGTTGGTGGAGTCATATTAATATTATTATTATCTATAATAATATTGTTTATGAACATAAAAAGAAGAGTTCAAAGTGAAAAGCAATTAATGGACAATTATGAACAATTAACGAATGTATATGAAGAAGTATTTGAAAAAGAAGAACAACTTAAAATTAACTATTGTGAACTTAAAAATAGCCAAGAGAAATTAAGAAAAAGTAAGGAAAAGTATAAACTTGCTATTGAGGGAGCAAATGATGCTATATGGGAGTGGGATGTAAAAAAGGATACATTTTTTGTATCTAAAAAATGGACAAATATAACTGGATATAAATTAAAGGATAGTTGTTATATTAAGAATAGAAATTTTTTCAAGCAGATAGTAGTAAAGCAAGATTATCATATTCTCGTGAAAAAATTAAAAAATATTTTACGAGGAAAGAGTCTTTATCTTGATGTAGATTGTGAAATAAAGGATAGTTTAAATCATAAAAAGTGGATTACGGTAAAGGGGAAAGCTTTAAAAGATAAAAAGGGAAATACTATTAAAATAGCAGGTTCTATAACTGATATAACGGAGCGAAAAAAATCAAATAAGAAAATAGAATTTTTAGCATATAATGATATTTTAACAGGACTTCCTAATAGAATTGCTTTTTTAAAAACAGCGTATAAAAAAATAGAAGAAGTTAAACTTTGTAATAAAATAGGGGCTATGATTTTTATAGATATTGACAATTTTAAAAATGTTAATGACACATTGGGTCACGATTATGGGAATGAACTTTTAAAGCAAGTAAGTAAAAGAATATCTGATGTATTAAGTGATAATGAGATATTTTATAGATTAAGCGGAGATGAATTTTTAATATTACAGTGTGGATGTAATGAAGTTGATTATATAAAGAATATTGCTGATATGGTCTTAGGCACATTTAATAAATCATTTAATATAGGAAATGAGTATATATATACAAGTGCTAGTATGGGGATAAGTTTATTTCCAAAAGATAATGTAAGTCAAAGTATATTATTAAAGAATGCTGATATAGCTATGTATAAGGCAAAAGAATTAGGTAAAAATACATACTTATTTTATGATATAAGTATGTCAGAAGATATAATAAGAAAAACACAACTAGAAGAAGGTCTTAGATATGCTATTGATAGAGACGAACTCAAATTAGTTTATCAACCACAGGTAGATGCTATTACTGGAAAGATTAAAGGGGGAGAAGTATTACTAAGGTGGATAAGTCCTAAGTTTGGATTTGTATCCCCAAGTGAGTTTATTCCAGTTGCAGAAAAATCAGGACTAATAAATTCAATTGGAAAATGGATATTAAAGAAAGCATGTTTAAAAAGTAAACAATGGTTAGAAAAGTATAATAATAAAGTCAGTATATCTGTAAATGTTTCAGTTATACAATTACAGCAAGAAGAGTTTTTACAAGATTTAAAAGATATATTGCATGAAACAAAGTTACCACCTGAAACTTTGGAATTAGAAATTACTGAAAGTGTAATGATGGATTGCGATAAAGAGATTTTAGATAAATTAAATGATATAAGAAAACTTGGAGTAAAGATAGCGCTAGATGATTTTGGAACAGGATATTCTTCTTTAAGTTATTTAAGGACGCTTCCTATAAATAAAGTGAAGTTAGACAAAGCGTTTATTGATAGAATTCATATAAATAAAAGTGATAAATTTATAGTGGAAAATATAATTCATTTAGCACATGGAATAGGTTTTAACGTAATTGCTGAAGGAGTAGAATTAAAAGAGCAACTTGAAATATTAAATGAAGGTAAGTGTGATGAAATACAAGGCTATTATTTTAGTAAACCTGTTACAGGAGAAGAGTTTGATAAATTATTAAAAAATAAATATATAATAAGATAATGTTATAATTTTTCTAAATTTAAAGAAACTGTAGCTATTGAAAAATATATAGCTTCTATGGCATGTATTAGATAATACTTACTCTTAACTTAGAATTTAGATAAAGTATATAAAAATTTGATAGGTTTAATTGATAAATTTACTTTATACTATAATAAGTACATAGGATATTATTATAATAATATCCTATGTACTTATTGACAATAATAGATATTTTTAATATAATCTGTTTTGTGAAAAATTATATAACATACATAATAATTTATTTATTATGGAAGTGTTGAAATCCACTTTAGTAAAAAAACTCAAGTTGGGTTTTATTTTTTTGTCTAAAAGGAAGGAGTTGTATTACGAGTATGTGGTTTAGGGAAGATATTATAAAAGATAAGGCATTTTATAAAAAACTTTTTTTCATAACGATGCCTATTGTTATACAAAATCTTATAGCATCATCTTTGAATATGTTAGATACGCTTATGATTGGAAAAGTAGGAGAAGTTGAACTTGCATCAGTAGGAATAGCAAATCAGTATTATTTTTTATATAGTCTTCTTATATTGGGAATAAGTGAGGGATGTGGAGTTTTTATAGCTCAGCTTTTTGGGAAAAAAGACAAGCAAAATATAAAAAAAGTTTTAGGGATTGGACTTAAAGCAGGAATAATAATGGCAATTATTTTCATGATAATGGGAATTTTTATGCCAAATAAAATAATATCTTTATTTAATACTGACCCTAGAGTTATAAAAACAGGTAGTGAATATTTAAGTATAGTAATTTTTAGTTATATATTTACATCT is part of the Clostridium botulinum genome and harbors:
- a CDS encoding ABC transporter substrate binding protein, producing MIKKIFKVNKKSKFTNYITILMGIVILSFYCTSKVYAMEWKNVLILNSYNEGLEWTRNIEKGIYSVLKDEYEINLFHEYMDTKNLDYEEYLTMLNKLYEEKYSNKKLDLIICCDNDALNFVMNCKKDFLKKPPVVFCGINEFEKSMIKNRSNCTGVVEKIDIEATVDGIFQLQPNTKNIIVITDSSTTGRKSEEMARNAIGKYKDIEKVYFYRDITQSEFYENISNFKDNTVLLDIGQFKGENGTMLSFSKTNYVLNRCKLPVYVCWRFLVDDNIMGGKVISGYTQGTLAGKISMKVLKGVDIEEIPIIKQCPSRYIFNYEELIEHGIDMSNIPTGATIINKPSSFYENNKVFILSVGGVILILLLSIIILFMNIKRRVQSEKQLMDNYEQLTNVYEEVFEKEEQLKINYCELKNSQEKLRKSKEKYKLAIEGANDAIWEWDVKKDTFFVSKKWTNITGYKLKDSCYIKNRNFFKQIVVKQDYHILVKKLKNILRGKSLYLDVDCEIKDSLNHKKWITVKGKALKDKKGNTIKIAGSITDITERKKSNKKIEFLAYNDILTGLPNRIAFLKTAYKKIEEVKLCNKIGAMIFIDIDNFKNVNDTLGHDYGNELLKQVSKRISDVLSDNEIFYRLSGDEFLILQCGCNEVDYIKNIADMVLGTFNKSFNIGNEYIYTSASMGISLFPKDNVSQSILLKNADIAMYKAKELGKNTYLFYDISMSEDIIRKTQLEEGLRYAIDRDELKLVYQPQVDAITGKIKGGEVLLRWISPKFGFVSPSEFIPVAEKSGLINSIGKWILKKACLKSKQWLEKYNNKVSISVNVSVIQLQQEEFLQDLKDILHETKLPPETLELEITESVMMDCDKEILDKLNDIRKLGVKIALDDFGTGYSSLSYLRTLPINKVKLDKAFIDRIHINKSDKFIVENIIHLAHGIGFNVIAEGVELKEQLEILNEGKCDEIQGYYFSKPVTGEEFDKLLKNKYIIR